One Fibrobacter sp. UWT2 genomic window, TTTTGTCCTTGGCCTTGTGGTGGTGCTTGCAGAACCTGCGGTGCACGTGTTGAACAAGCAGGTTGAAGAAGTGACTGGCGGCCTGGTGACCAAGCGTTCCATGTTGATTGCTCTTTCGGTAGGTGTGGGAATTTCGATTGGCCTTTCGATGATCCGCATTATTGTCGGGTTCCCGATTATTTATTACCTGATTCCGGGTTACTTTATTTCGCTCGGGCTTTCGTTCTTTGTGCCTAAGCTTTATACCGCGATTGCGTTTGACTCGGGTGGCGTGGCGAGCGGTCCATTGACCTCTAGCTTTATTCTGCCCTTGGCAATTGGTGCATGCGCGGGCCTGCGTGACGGTGGCGATTCTATTTTGAATTATGCTTTCGGTATTGTCGCGATGGTCGCGATGACGCCCTTGATTACCATCCAGGTTCTTGGCTTCAGGGCCATTGTTTCGACGGTGGTTCGTAATCGCATGATGATGCGTCGCATCCAGGATGCCGACGATGAACAGATTATTGACTTTATGTAGGGGGCGTTGTGGAACTGGAAAAGAAAATCAGGAATAGGGTCTTGCGCACGAATACTCGTGCGAAGATTTCCATGAACCGCCTCAAGATTTTGATTACGGTGGTGGGCCGTGCCAAGGCGGACTTTTACATGGACCACATCCAGTCTTTTGGCGTGAACATGCAGATGGTGCTATTCGGCCAGGGGACTGCCCCGCGTGAAATTGCGACAGCCATGGGCCTTGCCGATTCGGACCGCGCCGTGATCATTAGCGTGATTGGCGAAAACAACCTGCGTGCAGCCCTCGACAGCCTTGCCGAAAAATTCAATACGATTGTGGGCGGCAAGGGCATTGCCTATACGATTCCGATGGCAAGCATTATCGGCAAGTCCATCTTTAACTTTTTAAGCGACAACCGCGATGCGGTACGGAGAAACGAAAAATGAGCGGATTCAATCACGAAGTCATCTTTTGTATTGTGAATACCGGATTCTCTGAAACCGTGATGGAAGCGGCGAAGGATGCCGGTGCCCGTGGCGGTACGATTCTGAATGCTCGCGGTACGGCGAACAAGGAAGCCGAGTCTTTTTTCCATATCGCGATTCAGCCCGAAAAAGAAATCGTCATGATTCTGGTCGACGCCAAGATCAAGGATGCCGTTTTGCATGCTCTTTACCAGAAGGCGGGACTTGACACCATGGGTCAGGGAATCGCGTTTTCGCTCCCGGTCGACAACGTGGTAGGCCTTACCCCGTGGAAGGCCGAAATCAAGGCTGCCGAGGTTGCTGCCGAAAAAGCGGCTGAAAAAGCCGAAATTGCCGTCGAAAAAGCTGAAAAGAAGTAAAAAACGCGTTTGTTCAAGTTATACGACCAAACTAAATACTTCCTACTTCCTACTGTCTACTTCTTACTATAATTAGGATATGAATATCCTAGTCTATTTCCTGTTTGCCCTGTCCGGGTTTG contains:
- a CDS encoding P-II family nitrogen regulator, with translation MSGFNHEVIFCIVNTGFSETVMEAAKDAGARGGTILNARGTANKEAESFFHIAIQPEKEIVMILVDAKIKDAVLHALYQKAGLDTMGQGIAFSLPVDNVVGLTPWKAEIKAAEVAAEKAAEKAEIAVEKAEKK